TATCACCAAATTCTTTGCACACTCAAGATTCTGCAAAAGATGACGTTACCAACACGTGAGCAGTCTAACAAAATGGACAGTAATTCATCAAGCCACAACACTATTACAATATTAACTTAAAAGAAAGTAAATGTTTAAAATTGTTGGAAGATCTGACAACTGTACCTGCAACCAACTTTCCTATCAGATTCACTTCCCATGGTTacaatattttttctttttgttgctCATGACTACCATGGTTACAtccgacccccccccccccccccttaccccgctttttgcgggagcctctttgaggcaatggggtaatgataatgataatgataatgatgaatgcTCATGACTACCATGGTAAAGGGGTAAGAGTTGTAAGACTAAAGTTGAAAATAATATTGGAAAACCCAAGATTTCCATCACAATATTTGATGACAGTCTAGGTACATTGATCAAGACCCTGGAGATTAAAAAGATCAACAGAGGGCTATAAAGATGTTAACCTGAGCTTTGGCAAGAGCGACATTTTTTGGGAATCCCCTCAGTGATCCCGAGTCAATAGAACGGAATATCTGTAAATAAACACAAACAAGCCGACAACAACTCAGTCGAAAGTAACAACAGTCAGGAACTCGACTCGAAGAGAAAGGGAAAAAAGAAATCAGGCTAATTTGTAGCCAGTATTACCTGAACATGCCAATTTTCTCGATGCCCTTCCTTTGAAACCCACAGAGCAGGATCATCTTCTGGAACTACAGTGACAGCATCATCTTCAGCTACACGCTGAGGACTAAGTATCCAAGAGATACGATCTATCTTTATTAAAGCATCATCATGCCAACGAGCTATTTTTTTCCGTAGTCCAAACTCCCTAAATTTTGTTGCCTTTTTCCATCTCTGCTCAAAATTTATGAGGACATCATACGCAGCAGGACCGTCAACTCTGCAATGCAAGTCATGCCATGGCTGTCTTGGAGCTTTTGTCCCGGCCTAGGAATTCCAGaaacccaaaaataaaaaagaaagccAAAATCTATTCAGTAAAttcatacggagtaataaagcATATTGCAAACTTGTACAGATGACATAATAACAAGTATAAATGTCAAATTTGCTAATACAGACCAAACAGACATACACATACAGAAGCAGTGAACCAAGTTGGATATCTAATAAAACAGCTACAGTAATAATATTCTAAAGTGGAACATTACAATGAGAAAAGTAACATCAGGGGAATAACCAAATCATATCCCAGCAAAAAGTGAAAGTGGGATCATGCCCAtgtaaaataaaacagatatactcacaggaaatgtGGGGTTATGAAAATCATCCTTGAATACTGTGTCAAGATCATGGAATAGTCTATGCTCGGGTGTGTCATAGCGTCCATCACACAGATCTAATCCTCCTAAGAAGGCAGTAATCTTTCTGTTGTTACCATATGCCTGTGTATCTACAAGAACACATTTCTGATGATGTGTGAACATGGTTCCAATAACCTGCAGAGATATCACAAAATACACATTAGGAAGAAGTTCACAGAAGTTTTAATAATGGGAAGATGACAAAAGCTAGCAGATACCAAAAAAATGTTGACAGATAGGAAATGGACAGGCACTGAAGCCGCCTTGAAACATGTGTTCAAATTTCTTTTTTTATCTGACTACCATACAAAAATATCAAATTGGCAGCTATGGATGCAAAGTCACAAAAAAAGAACTTAAACATAAATGCAGCTTCAGACAGCAAACTCACAAGAGAGCCACGTCATGGAGTTCCTCATGTTGTCAACATAGAGAAGTAAATCAGGATCCACGTTAATCTACTAATTCTAGTACAGGATTTTCCAGAGCTGAAAAGAATGTATCATAGGAATTATCTGTATTAGTCAAATTAGAAGCATACTCATTAACTTGCCAGCTAGGGCCTAGGGGTATATTTACTCCACAACGGCAGCACAGTAGTCAACTCTGTTTTAACAGAAAGTGAATACGctagttcaaacttcaagttaCAGATCTAATGAAGACCTATGCTTCACTACAAACTGTGAAATGATACTTGGCTATGTCCACAGGTCATTCGAAGCAGCTGCAACTATAAAATTATTGCTCAAGAAacataccaaaaaggccaaaaactTCTATATGGGTAAAAGACCACAGACATATGAGAGAAAAACATCCTTCCAAGTGTTCTTAGCATACATTCTGGTCAGTTATAGAGATGTTCAGCCCTGCCGAAGACAGAGTATGATACTCAACCACCCATCTTCTCAAGAATACTGCGAGTGAAGAGAATGAAATTTTTTAAGAAAGGAAAACTAAAAATGAAAAGTCGAGGAAAGACTAAATCTCATTAGGGTCGTAAAGCCAAGGATAAAATCAAAGCATCATTAGATCCagaaaaataaaacatcattaaatccaaaaaaatataacattagGTTGGGCCTATAGTCCTATACCAAGGACCTTTAGCTTTTTTACCATATATATGACGGAAAAAAAGAAGATGAAATCAAATTGAACAAAGTAATCAAATATTTATCCACATTCACAAAGACATAGAGTACCTGTTGCTTGAAGTAGCTAAGTTTACTGCTGCCATAACGAGGTGATAAAACGCACATAACTGAAGAATGTTTGAAAAACTTCCGTGTTTCCTCATCGTGTGTTCCCATAACCCCTTCCTACACCCAGCAACACATGTCAAAAAACAGACGGATTGTCAAAATATTGCTTTGCAATCTCCATGTTCTCCAAACGAACAATCAGCACAAGTTATCcttcttacaagttacaactaCTTCATTATAATCTCAGGTggtacaatatatatatatatatatatatatatatatatatatatatatatgtatatatatatatatatatactcttcCTTTTGCCTGGTCTGCTTAGATTAGAAGAGCAGCACAACAGTGATTCACTAAAATATTTTCTACTCTAGAATTGAccactccaaaaaaaaaaaaaccaaagatTTGTCCATATGATAACACATCACTTGAATATGAAAGGTTCTGTTGAAAAACATTACGCTCCCCAATTGTTTTCTAGAAAGTAATGTAATCAAGTGAAAGAGAACAAAAGAATATAATTTAATCCATTCCAATAGCCAAAAAAGCGAAATATTTTCTTTGACAACTCCCTACATTAATTAACATGGATCCAACCTTCACTTGAATATGACAGGTTTATTTCAAGGttatattctttgattttgaaaGGAAAAGGAATCAAACAAAGGAGGACAATAGAATATAATTTAATCCATTCCAATAGCAGAAAAAAGTGAAACTTTGTTTAGTTAAGACAAGTCCAAGAtcaaaattaaactaattaacatgGATCATCTTCCACTTAAACAAACATCCTGCAACACCGCCACAAACACGGCAATCTCTCCTTGCATCCAAAAAAATCTACCCATCACCTCCCCCGTGCCTATTATTTCATATTACCATTTCTCAGTACACAGAGTAATACCATTTCTCAGTATATAGAGTAATACCATTCATGTACGTCATCCTTGTACATCACTCATCTAGTCAGTCCCTCAAACAAGCTACTTTAGTAGTACCGTATTACATTATCACCCATCTAGTAAATTCCTCAAACTTATTACAACCCCAAAGTTCGAATCTATTTACAAGTTGTAATTACTAAAACTTGGGCGTTGTTATTTAAGCTTCCTAATCTCCTTGGAGCAACAATTTTCTCCTCCTAGGCTCCCAGCATCATTCCATTTCACCATTTCTCATCAGAAAGACTTAATTCCCAACACTCACTTAATTCCAAATTAAAGTTCATCATCCATTAAAAAACAAATTCTTCAAACTTTTACACATTGAAGTTTAACAAAGTCAACTAGATTACTAGACTTAACCTTTTACTCCCAATTTTTAACATATCAGCTCCCACTACCCaatttggctttttcaaaaatgGTACACCCAGGTTTATACTTTATAGTAAACACTCTTCCGGCACGCAGATTCAGAAGATTCCAATTACTTTTTAGTTTTTACCAACACATCACATATCAACCACTGTAAGATAATTTACATACTTACTCTCATATTAAATCACCACACAAAAAGTGCAAAATCAAACACCATAACACAAAACCCTGAAAAAGAAAACACCATTACAAATCATCAAGAATTATATTTTGATTAAAGGAATTATACCGTTTTGATGAAGTACTTGTTATGAGAAGTTTTATCATCCCAAACAAGCAACAAAACCCTAACACCTTCTTCAGATTTATACTTCAACAAGTCCCCAAGTGTAAGATCACCTCCTCTCGGCAATGGCTTAGTAGGTTCTCTTACTAACTTTACCTTGTGAAAAATTGACCAACCAACTATATATATCATATGATGTGCTTCAGATATTGCATAGCATATATCCTCCCAACAAGTTCCCTGTTGGTAAACTTCGCCGCCGTCTAGTTTTATCTCCGGCAAGTAATCAGGTTTCCCATGAGAATCCTGATATAGTTTAACCGAGCTACCCTTTCGAAGCGGATAGTATGTCGATTTCACTCCATTTTTCGTGACACTGAGATCTGGGATTCGCTCACAAGGGGTGAATTGGACCTCGATCCGGATGGCGGTATCAGGTTTGGGGGGTTTTCCGGTGGAAGGAGATAGAATGGGGAACCAACCGGTGATGAGTTCGCCGGAGATGACGGTGGATgcggggagagagaaaacgccAATGATTTGCGCGCCAAAAACGTCGTCGTCTTTGACTTGGAAATCGATGTTGATTACTGGGTGAGCTAAAGGGATGAGGAAGTGTTCTCCCCAGTGAGGGTCTGGGGAGTTCTTGAGGACGCGAGTACGGGCGATTGTGGCTTGTGGAACTACAACAGCGACGTATGGGTCGCTGGTAATGATTTTAGGACGGCGGCCGTGGTGGTGTTTGGATTTATCTTTGGAAGGGAGTTCGTCGTCGGATTTGTGGGTGGCAGAGCAGGTGTTGCAGGCGGTGAAGCAGAGACGGAGGCGTTCGGAGGTGAGGTCCATATTGGGTAAATGGCGAGCTTCATGGATTTTGAGGTCAAGGTTTCCATGAAGGTAGACAGTTTTGTCCGGCTCTTCCGCCATTGTTGAGTGGTTTGTGGAGgtcggaggagagagaaagagagcgaAAGTATAAGGAGGTTGGTAGGCGGTTGAGTTTGGAATGAGAGAACGTGGTGACAAAAGAGGAAAACGGGAAACTGTAAAAGTGTCAATGTCGATGGAAGTAGAGTTGAAAATGAACTAATGAAGTACTACTTGGAAAGCGGACGTATccatttattgttttttttttccttttactcGCGGCGCTCTCGCTCTatgtaatttttaaaaaatgtttttcACCACTGAGCTATTACATGTTTCGTGTTATCATTACAGAAAAAATAATACTATAAGTAATTATAAAAGTATTAATGTAATAATTCAGGATTTCGTCCGAACCAAAAAGTTagtttatattattaaagcggAGTGGTGGGTAACGAGAGGTTACAAAACGCTAAATACTCTCCTCTTAGCTATGCCACATCATGCTCACTCAAAAGGCAATTAATTATCCCGCATCAATCAagcaaggaaaaaaaataaaaaggaaatttAAATACATATTTAATAGTACTCAATTAATCAAACTTACATATCTTAAATAATTGCAATCTAActtaataaaaatcaaattttccgaaataagcataaaaaataaacaataggaagaaataatataatttcaaaaataaacctaaaataAGTAATACGTATATAACACACTTAAAAAGTAAAAAGAACAAGTACATAAGAAATTATACACACTATACAGAGTAGGgaagaaattaaataatataaattcaaTCTCCATTATAGATACTAAAATTCTAATAAATAGAGATTTTAAATGAGAAAATTGGTTTAGTTAGAATCTTGAAAATACTCAATAAAGTTATCTACTAAAATGTCCGGTTCAATCTCCAACAAATGACAATGTCCATCAAAACCACACAATTAAAGAAACATAACAtagattgaattttaatatttGACAATTAAATTTAGGGTAAACCATTCCCGTAATATGGAATAAAAATATACGTAGTATAAGAATCCTTtggtaaaaattataatttttagatttaataagtttgGAGGATTGTAAAAACTCAAGTTTATAAAGACTAAAAATTATGAAGCATATCAATAAAATATTTGCGTAAGCATCACATGAATTCATTTACTTTTATTCTACGTGTTTTAcaagaagaaaatgaagaaatgTGGGTGCCAACTCACGACAATCCTTTGAATTAGATGAGAAGAATAACTTGAATAAGATaagattaaaaaaaactttATTATTACGATAGTGCATCCGCAAATTAAAATTAACCACATAATCATTTTCGAAGTTTTTATTTGCAAAGGCCATCATGATTTTCTAGGAATGTTCCGTATTGctgttaattaattttttttaatttggtttTTATGTTTATCCAaacattatacggagtattcatGTCCATTGTGATGTTGATTCTCTATAAACATTGTTAGTTATTATACAGAGTATTGATTTAGCAAGATTATAAATTTAGTTATCCCGTGCATTTGCACGGGCACATACTAGTATATTACATAAAGTTAAAGGGGTTCCAAAGGAACCTATAGTTTTTAGCAGTACAAGCAAAAGAGCAGCTATGGAATCAGTCAGGCCAATTCTTCCAATTCTAATCATAGCTGAGAATACGAGTGACGCAAAAGATCAAATGGCTTCCTATAATACAGAACCACGGTCCATTGATTACGGATAACCTACTTAGATTGTTTCTTGCCGCAAAAGCTAGGTTAGATATCTTACAACAAAATACAGCTGAGTTCATAATCGAGGTGACGAAGGGGGAGTTATGCATCAACCGTAGATGGGATCTCCTGTAGATAGGTCTGCAATACATTCTTCGGTGGCTGAAAATGATAGGTACGTTCTCCATTCATAGTTCGTCCAATATCAGCAAGTCCATGAGCTACACCATTTATTTCATGCTTAACATGGAGAATGGACACATTCCAATTGCTCTTAAGTAAGGCATCCACATCCACAATAACTGCAACTAACTGGTGATCATGACAATCTTGTGGTTTGTTCAACATCTTCTTGAGTTCTTGAGCTCAGTTTCGAGTTCCAGATTTGTGATTTTCCATCCCCATACAATgagaagtgaaggaaataatgcccttggtccaagtatgcatttaatgttaagtctaata
This Spinacia oleracea cultivar Varoflay chromosome 6, BTI_SOV_V1, whole genome shotgun sequence DNA region includes the following protein-coding sequences:
- the LOC110793209 gene encoding phospholipase D delta produces the protein MAEEPDKTVYLHGNLDLKIHEARHLPNMDLTSERLRLCFTACNTCSATHKSDDELPSKDKSKHHHGRRPKIITSDPYVAVVVPQATIARTRVLKNSPDPHWGEHFLIPLAHPVINIDFQVKDDDVFGAQIIGVFSLPASTVISGELITGWFPILSPSTGKPPKPDTAIRIEVQFTPCERIPDLSVTKNGVKSTYYPLRKGSSVKLYQDSHGKPDYLPEIKLDGGEVYQQGTCWEDICYAISEAHHMIYIVGWSIFHKVKLVREPTKPLPRGGDLTLGDLLKYKSEEGVRVLLLVWDDKTSHNKYFIKTEGVMGTHDEETRKFFKHSSVMCVLSPRYGSSKLSYFKQQVIGTMFTHHQKCVLVDTQAYGNNRKITAFLGGLDLCDGRYDTPEHRLFHDLDTVFKDDFHNPTFPAGTKAPRQPWHDLHCRVDGPAAYDVLINFEQRWKKATKFREFGLRKKIARWHDDALIKIDRISWILSPQRVAEDDAVTVVPEDDPALWVSKEGHRENWHVQIFRSIDSGSLRGFPKNVALAKAQNLECAKNLVIDKSIQTAYIQAIRSAQRFIYIENQYFIGSSYAWPSYKNAGADNLIPMELALKIVSKIRAKERFAVYIVIPMWPEGDPKSAAVQEILYWQGQTMQMMYEVVARELKTMQPTDLNLQDYLNFYCLGNREEVPEESLKEANESSAKVSDSYKYGRFMIYVHAKGMIVDDEYVIMGSANINQRSLAGTKDTEIAMGAYQPHHTWANKNRNPRGQIYGYRTSLWAEHVGMLDECFNEPESIECVRKVNDIAEDNWKRFTAESFTLLQGHLLKYPLQVDADGKVESLPDQDSFPDLGGKIIGVPSNTLPDVLTT